From one Nocardioides scoriae genomic stretch:
- a CDS encoding DUF3817 domain-containing protein has translation MKDLSKALARYQVMATIVGVLLIVLILVGVPLANFDGTGMWGVFPSTPVWFTVGSTPHAVGEFITSVLGVAHGWLYMIFLVMAFLLSRQARWPIGFTLVTLLCGTVPILSFWAERRATARVRAQLDRGDAGAQTATAGPSHR, from the coding sequence GTGAAGGACCTCTCGAAGGCGCTGGCGCGCTACCAGGTGATGGCCACGATCGTCGGCGTGCTGCTGATCGTGCTGATCCTCGTCGGGGTGCCGCTGGCCAACTTCGACGGCACCGGCATGTGGGGCGTGTTCCCCAGCACGCCCGTGTGGTTCACCGTGGGCAGCACCCCCCACGCGGTGGGTGAGTTCATCACCTCGGTGCTGGGCGTGGCGCACGGCTGGCTCTACATGATCTTCCTGGTGATGGCCTTCCTGCTCTCGCGGCAGGCACGCTGGCCCATCGGCTTCACCCTGGTCACGCTCCTGTGCGGCACCGTGCCGATCCTCAGCTTCTGGGCCGAGCGCCGCGCGACCGCGCGGGTGCGGGCCCAGCTCGACCGTGGCGACGCCGGGGCGCAGACGGCGACGGCCGGCCCGTCCCACCGCTAG
- a CDS encoding SURF1 family protein, which translates to MSALLHPRYWGAHLLMLVALAATILLGLWQLSAWESARAAEARDLTQRPAIALTSALGGDDPFPGQYVGQPVSLSGRWVPGSTLFVSDRPHDGRDGYWVMTPVAVDGGGGSVVPVVRGWSPRPEAAPVSGSVELTGWLQPSEGSNQPDPDPGDDVIPEMRIASVTQFVDADLYSAFVVARDASSGTTGLDGVRPEQIPEVSSLTSLRNLLYAFQWWIFGVFVVYVWQRWCRDSLERRTTEQQVASAA; encoded by the coding sequence GTGTCCGCCCTGCTGCACCCCCGCTACTGGGGTGCCCACCTGCTGATGCTGGTGGCGCTGGCGGCGACGATCCTGCTGGGCCTGTGGCAGCTCTCGGCCTGGGAGTCCGCCCGCGCCGCCGAGGCGCGCGACCTGACCCAGCGGCCCGCGATCGCGCTCACCTCCGCCCTGGGCGGCGACGACCCCTTCCCCGGGCAGTACGTCGGCCAGCCGGTCAGCCTGAGCGGTCGCTGGGTCCCCGGCAGCACCCTGTTCGTCTCCGACCGGCCCCACGACGGCCGGGACGGCTACTGGGTGATGACCCCCGTGGCGGTCGACGGCGGCGGGGGCAGCGTCGTGCCGGTGGTCCGCGGCTGGTCGCCGCGCCCCGAGGCGGCTCCGGTGTCGGGGTCCGTCGAGCTGACCGGCTGGCTGCAGCCCTCCGAGGGCTCCAACCAGCCCGATCCCGACCCGGGTGACGACGTCATCCCCGAGATGCGCATCGCCAGCGTCACGCAGTTCGTCGACGCGGACCTCTACAGCGCGTTCGTGGTCGCCCGCGACGCCTCGTCGGGCACGACCGGCCTGGACGGCGTGCGCCCCGAGCAGATCCCGGAGGTCTCCTCGCTGACCTCGCTGCGCAACCTGCTCTACGCCTTCCAGTGGTGGATCTTCGGCGTCTTCGTGGTCTACGTCTGGCAGCGCTGGTGCCGTGACAGCCTCGAGCGGCGCACGACCGAGCAGCAGGTAGCGTCGGCGGCGTGA
- a CDS encoding glycosyltransferase — translation MSTLVVVPTYDERDTIGTLLHRLAEVVPDADVLVVDDSSPDGTAGVVRDDARFARQVFLLERRVKDGLGGAYRAGFAWALDHGYDHVVQMDADGSHPVERVPALLEMLLEADVAVGSRYVPRGGVRDWSWHRRLLSWAGNLYVRIVLGLHTHDTTAGFKAFRAAALQAIGVLGSRSNGYCFQVENTWRAERRGLRVREVPITFTDRTAGTSKMSGAVVVEALARVLVWRWREVTAPGARHREVATFLAVGGAGYVVDVAVFNLLWGLAPFDTWGPTAVKAIAVAAAMVVTYLGNALVTWRGQTRATLGQVATFVVLNAIGLGFSVACLWVSHDVLGLTSRVADNVSANVVGLALGTAFRYWTYRWLVFRGPGSREAGSRDVHGSARTSRVPAR, via the coding sequence ATGAGCACCCTCGTGGTGGTCCCGACGTACGACGAGCGCGACACGATCGGGACGCTCCTGCACCGCCTCGCCGAGGTGGTGCCCGACGCCGACGTGCTGGTCGTCGACGACTCCAGTCCCGACGGCACCGCCGGCGTGGTGCGCGACGACGCGCGCTTCGCCCGGCAGGTGTTCCTGCTCGAGCGCCGGGTCAAGGACGGCCTGGGCGGGGCCTACCGCGCGGGCTTCGCCTGGGCGCTGGACCACGGCTACGACCACGTCGTCCAGATGGACGCCGACGGCTCCCACCCCGTGGAGCGGGTCCCGGCGCTGCTCGAGATGCTGCTCGAGGCCGACGTCGCGGTGGGCTCTCGCTACGTGCCGCGCGGCGGCGTGCGCGACTGGTCGTGGCACCGCCGGCTGCTGTCGTGGGCGGGCAACCTCTACGTCCGGATCGTGCTCGGCCTGCACACCCACGACACCACGGCCGGCTTCAAGGCCTTCCGGGCGGCCGCGCTGCAGGCGATCGGGGTGCTGGGGTCGAGGTCCAACGGCTACTGCTTCCAGGTGGAGAACACCTGGAGGGCCGAGCGGCGCGGCCTGCGGGTGCGCGAGGTCCCCATCACCTTCACCGACCGCACGGCCGGCACCTCGAAGATGTCGGGTGCCGTCGTGGTGGAGGCGCTCGCGCGGGTGCTGGTCTGGCGCTGGCGCGAGGTGACCGCCCCGGGCGCGCGGCACCGGGAGGTCGCGACCTTCCTGGCCGTCGGAGGGGCGGGGTACGTCGTGGACGTCGCCGTCTTCAACCTGCTGTGGGGCCTGGCGCCGTTCGACACCTGGGGCCCGACGGCGGTCAAGGCGATCGCCGTGGCCGCGGCGATGGTGGTGACCTACCTGGGCAACGCCCTGGTGACGTGGCGGGGACAGACCCGGGCCACGCTCGGCCAGGTGGCGACCTTCGTGGTGCTCAACGCGATCGGGCTCGGGTTCTCCGTGGCCTGCCTGTGGGTCAGCCACGACGTGCTCGGCCTGACCAGCCGGGTGGCCGACAACGTCTCGGCCAACGTCGTGGGCCTCGCCCTCGGCACGGCGTTCCGCTACTGGACCTACCGGTGGCTGGTCTTCCGCGGCCCCGGCTCCCGGGAGGCCGGGAGCCGGGACGTGCACGGGTCGGCTAGAACCAGCCGAGTCCCTGCGCGATGA
- a CDS encoding TMEM165/GDT1 family protein yields the protein MYAFLLSTAVIFVAELGDKSQLMAMTFATRYRARDVLIGIAAATAIVHLASVGIGYWIGDAFAESQDTIAIIAGIAFLVFAAWTLRGDELSEDEANKATTATGAAILAVGVAFFLAELGDKTMLATITLATREGWFGTWIGSTVGMVAADALAIGVGAVLGKHLPEKFVKWAAAVAFLVFGLVLIAQGLGWF from the coding sequence ATGTACGCCTTCCTGCTGTCCACCGCGGTCATCTTCGTGGCCGAGCTCGGGGACAAGTCCCAGCTCATGGCGATGACGTTCGCCACCCGCTACCGCGCCCGCGACGTCCTCATCGGCATCGCCGCGGCCACGGCGATCGTCCACCTGGCCTCGGTGGGGATCGGCTACTGGATCGGCGACGCCTTCGCCGAGAGCCAGGACACCATCGCGATCATCGCCGGCATCGCCTTCCTCGTCTTCGCGGCCTGGACCCTGCGCGGCGACGAGCTCAGCGAGGACGAGGCCAACAAGGCCACGACCGCCACGGGCGCGGCCATCCTCGCCGTCGGCGTGGCGTTCTTCCTCGCCGAGCTGGGCGACAAGACCATGCTCGCCACCATCACGCTGGCCACCCGCGAGGGCTGGTTCGGCACCTGGATCGGCAGCACCGTCGGGATGGTCGCCGCCGACGCGCTCGCCATCGGCGTCGGCGCGGTCCTGGGCAAGCACCTGCCGGAGAAGTTCGTCAAGTGGGCCGCGGCCGTCGCCTTCCTCGTCTTCGGCCTCGTGCTCATCGCGCAGGGACTCGGCTGGTTCTAG